CGCGAGCGCCGCCGCCACCTCCGCCTCGCCGGGCCCGGTGACGACGACGACAGGACGGCGATCGGGCCGGCCCGGCAGCAGGGCGAGGCGCGGGCCGGTGACGGGGCCGAGGGACGCGATGTCGAGGCTGCGGGCGAGCTCGGCCGCAGGCGCCACCGCCAGGGCGAGGCCGTCGCCGGATTCGGGTGCAGGGGCGAAGGAGACGAGCGGCTGGGCGAACCGGCCGGCCAGCGCCAGGGCCTGGGCACCGGCGAGCAACCCCTCGACGCGGCGCTCCGACAGGCGCTCGCCGGTCTGGATCAGGCGGATCGGCACGGCGCCCTCCGGCCCCGGCCGGATCGCCGCGAGATCGGCGAGGTCGGCGACGCCCTCTCCCGCCGCGACGAGGCCGGTCGTGTCGGGATCGATCTGGGTCCAGAGCTCGTAGGTCGCCGCGACCGTGCAATCGACGCGGTGGCGCTGGTCGACCGCCACTGTCACGGCGTTGAAGCCGGGGCGCAGGGCGCCCGGCGGGATCGTCACGCTCTCGCGCCTGAGGCCGTGGACGCCGTCGATCGCCGCGCGGCCGATCTCGGCGCCGTTGAGGCCGACGCGCAGGGTCGAGGCCTCCGGCAGGACCGAGACCGCCGACAGGTAGCCGAGCTGGAACACGCCGCCCGCCCGCGCCTCGGCGGCGGTGACGAAGAGCGGCCAGGTCACGGTGCCGGTCTCGCCCCAGAGCCGCAAGGGGCCCGCGACGGCGGGGAGCCGGCGCAGGGCCGGGCCCGTCGCGGCGGGCGGGGGCGAGAGGGCCGGGGCCGGGAGAGGCGCGCCCGGCAGCACCATGGTGGGGGTCGGCCCGAAGCCCGAGAAGGTCTGGGCCGGGGCGGGCGCGCTGCATAAAGCAGCGCCGAAGGCCGGGACGAGGGTGCAGACGAGGAGGCGGCGCATCCGGAATGGCTCCTCTCAGGCGGCGTTGCGGGAGGCCGCGACCGCGTCGCGCAAGGCCGCGAGGCCGTCGCGGGCGGGCGCGGCCGGGGCGGCGTCGAGGTGCGGCGGCGCGATCGGAACCGGAGCCGCGCCGGCGAGGGCCCGGATGCTCGCGGCCCAGACGGTCGCGTCGAGCGCACCCGCGTCGGGGCGCGGGGCTCCGCCGGGATCGGGCACGGCGGCGAGGAGATCGGCGATGGCTTTTCGCCAGACGGCCTCGTCCAGGCAAGTCTCGTCCAGGCAAGTCTCGTCCAGGCAAGTCTCGTCCAGGCAAGTCTCGTCCAGGCAAGCGGCCGCCGAAGGAAGATCGCCCGGGAGACGCTCCGCCGCGACCGGGGCGGCCGCCGGGGCCGGTCGGGCGGCGGGGTGGGCGACGACCGGATTCCCGGTGGCAGGACGCCCCTCGGGCCGAACCACGGCGGGGATCTCTACCGGGCGCGCCGCGGCGTGGATCGCCGGCAGGGGCATCGCGGCGACCGGAGCGGGCACGGGGCTCGAGCGCTCACTGGCGATCTCGTCTGCGAGGATCATCTGCGGGACCGGCGCGGCGACGGGGGCGAGCAGTGGCACTGCGACATCCGGGACCCTATCGGACGCGACATCGGCGCCCGCGGCGACCGCTCGCTGCGCTGCCGGCGCCGCGGGCGCCGACGGAGCCGGTGCAGACTGAACCGGTGCCGGCTTGCCGAGATACGACACCGCCCGCACCGGCTCGGCGACGCCCCAGGCGAGGAAGCGCAAGGTGCCGGTGAGTAGGTCGCGGTGGCGCCGGCGCGCGTTCAGGAAGGCGCGCAGGGCGCCGGCATCGCCGTACATCAGCCCGGCCAGAGTGCGGTACTCGGCGGGCGCGAGGGCCGCGAAGGCGACGACGCGCCGATCCGGCGTCGGCGCCGCGCGCACCGAGAAGCGCAGGGGCGGTCCGGCAGCGGCCTGGAGGACGCCGCCCTGGAGCCCGTCCCCTGGCGTCGTCGGCCAGGGCGCGCCGTCGCTCCGGCGCAGGGTCGCGGCGTCCGTGCTCATCCGCTCGACGACGACCGGCACCTGCTCGGACCCGATCACCGCCAGGGCCGGCCGGCCGACCGGCAGGCTCGGGCTGCGCTCGTCCTGGCGCCGCTCGGCCACGACGCCGAGGCCCACGCCGGCGATGACAAGATTGAACCCGCACCACAGGCCGACGACGAGCATCAGGCTGGTGACGCCGGGCTCGTAGAGGTAGCGCCACGCCGCCATGCCGCAGCCGGCCGCCAGCGCGAGGAAGATCGCGAAGAACGGCCAGGCCAGGGCCGAGAGGTGGTCATGGTCGAGGCCCACCCCCTTGGCGGTGACCGAGAAGCCCGGGCGCCGGGGCGAGGCGATCACCGCGACGATCGAGCGGACCAGGAAGACGCCCTGGACGTACTCGTAGAGCTCGGACACGAACGGCCAGCGCACGTGGCCGTAGAGGTAGTTCTGGATCATCAGGTTGGCGACGATGTAAGTCGCCGTGTAGGCCAGGGCCTCGTCGAGCGACGAGACGAAGATCTTGACGTCGAAGAAGATGTGCAGGAGAGGCGCGAGCATGAAGATCAGCCGCGGCAGCGGGAAGAACCAGAACGTCATGCTCGACAGGTAGGCGAGCTTCTGGATCGGCCTCAGGCCCCGCTTCGTCAGCGGGTTCTTGAGCATCAGGATCTGGATCATGCCCTGGCACCAGCGGCCGCGCTGGACGATGAAGTCGGCCAGGCTCCCGGGCTGGAGCCCGGCGATCAAGGGTTGGCCGACATAGGCGCTGGTCCAGCCCCTGCCGTGCAGGTCGAGGGCGGTCTCGCAATCCTCCGTGATGGTGATGCCGGAGAACCCTCCGACCGTATCGAGGGCCTGCCGGCGCAGGAGCGCCGCCGAGCCGCAGAAGAACGAGCCGTTCCACTTGTCGAGCCCGGTCTGGGTCACGCCGTAGAACATCTCGTTCTCGGACGGCATGCGGGCGAAGGTGCGCAGGTTCCGCTCGACCGGATCGGGATTGAGGAAGACGTGCGGGGTCTGGACCAGGAACAGGTTCGGGTCCTGCGCGAACAGCCCGACGGTCTCGGCGAGGAACGAGCGGAAGGGCGCGTGGTCGGCATCGAGCACCAGCACGATCTCGGCGCGCGAGGCGGACAGCCCGTTGTTGAGGTTGCCGGCCTTGGCGTGCTCGTTGCGGGCGCGCGTCAGGTAGCGGGCGCCGAGCTCGCGGCAGAGCGCCTGCAACTCGGCCCTCCGGACCTTGGCGGCTTCGGCCTTGCCGGGGTTCGGGTCGGCGCATTTCTGGTCGGTGCCGCCGTCGTCGAGGAGCCAGACGGTCAGCTTGTCGGCCGGATAATCGAGGTTGAGCGCCGCCGCGAGGGTGACGGCGAGGAGCTCCGTCGGCTCGTTGTAGCTCGGGATCAGCACGTCGACGGCGGGCAGCTCCGCCTCCGCCGGCAGCGCGACGGGCGCACGCACCAGGGGATCGGCGTTGACGACGAGGCTCACCGCCAGGATCAGCACGCAGTAGAGCTCGGCGCCGAGCAGCATCAGGCCGAAGCCGAGGCCGACCGGATCGTCGAGGGAGGGCAGCGTGTCGGTGAGGCGCCAGTAGACGTAGCGGATCACCACCAGGGAGCCGAGCGCCAGGAAGGCGAGCCGGGGCAGGCCGCGCCGCGGCGCCAGCAGCCACAGGGCGGCC
This is a stretch of genomic DNA from Methylobacterium sp. 17Sr1-1. It encodes these proteins:
- the bcsA gene encoding UDP-forming cellulose synthase catalytic subunit — encoded protein: MAAALRWTAWAVSALLTVGLLVQPVGPDAQIGLCAAACAGMAALWLLAPRRGLPRLAFLALGSLVVIRYVYWRLTDTLPSLDDPVGLGFGLMLLGAELYCVLILAVSLVVNADPLVRAPVALPAEAELPAVDVLIPSYNEPTELLAVTLAAALNLDYPADKLTVWLLDDGGTDQKCADPNPGKAEAAKVRRAELQALCRELGARYLTRARNEHAKAGNLNNGLSASRAEIVLVLDADHAPFRSFLAETVGLFAQDPNLFLVQTPHVFLNPDPVERNLRTFARMPSENEMFYGVTQTGLDKWNGSFFCGSAALLRRQALDTVGGFSGITITEDCETALDLHGRGWTSAYVGQPLIAGLQPGSLADFIVQRGRWCQGMIQILMLKNPLTKRGLRPIQKLAYLSSMTFWFFPLPRLIFMLAPLLHIFFDVKIFVSSLDEALAYTATYIVANLMIQNYLYGHVRWPFVSELYEYVQGVFLVRSIVAVIASPRRPGFSVTAKGVGLDHDHLSALAWPFFAIFLALAAGCGMAAWRYLYEPGVTSLMLVVGLWCGFNLVIAGVGLGVVAERRQDERSPSLPVGRPALAVIGSEQVPVVVERMSTDAATLRRSDGAPWPTTPGDGLQGGVLQAAAGPPLRFSVRAAPTPDRRVVAFAALAPAEYRTLAGLMYGDAGALRAFLNARRRHRDLLTGTLRFLAWGVAEPVRAVSYLGKPAPVQSAPAPSAPAAPAAQRAVAAGADVASDRVPDVAVPLLAPVAAPVPQMILADEIASERSSPVPAPVAAMPLPAIHAAARPVEIPAVVRPEGRPATGNPVVAHPAARPAPAAAPVAAERLPGDLPSAAACLDETCLDETCLDETCLDETCLDEAVWRKAIADLLAAVPDPGGAPRPDAGALDATVWAASIRALAGAAPVPIAPPHLDAAPAAPARDGLAALRDAVAASRNAA